The Helianthus annuus cultivar XRQ/B chromosome 15, HanXRQr2.0-SUNRISE, whole genome shotgun sequence genomic sequence ATTATGATTGTAcaatataaattcgatttacgttacgttttgatccaattgcaatgcaactataggatacattgagttcaatgggatacgtcaaaacgtgcatttccatatggttaacacatcacataacgcttggactaatcCGTTCGATATTTACGATATTTACGAGGTACCCGCGTCACAAAGCGCGCTGGTCTTATACTAGTTATAATATTATAGGTTTGATTGTCTAGGAGTAGGATCACATACAAACTACATTTCGCATACAAACcgtaagaaccatttaaaaaaTGTCACGTGGCATCCAACCCATTATagagaaatgataaaataatatcctaaataatatcaattatattgaattccTTATAAATATGCTAACACGCAATTAATTCTTTGTTTGAATCTTCtttttgttttcaatgtgctgaCTAAGAAAAGTGCTGATATCATTCAAATGTGTGCTAAAATCagttatcttgattaatttttatgtgctaatataattcaaaagtgctacttttatgtatgtattgttttggtatgtgctaatttaacttgTTTTAAGTGCTAGGATTTGTTCTtacggtttgtaggataaatatggtttgtaccggAACCAACCCCTGATTGTCTATACACATCCCATGATATGGTAACACAATAATTCATCACCACACGTAAAACGACGTCgtctatgtttttatttttatttttttatcatcGTTACCACTGCATTCGAGAACAACACAAGCCGTTAGGATCCATCCAACCGTAATTCACTCGACCACCATCACCGGATCATGGCACCTGAGTCTGCACAAAAACCACCTAGCAAACTCCGATGGGGCGAACTCGACGACGATGACGGTGAGGGTCTGGACTTCCTACTCCCTCCTCGGCAGGTGATCGGGCCCGATGGCAATGGGATCAAGAAGGTGATCGAGTACAAATTCAATGATGATGGTAATAAGGTCAAGATCACCACCACCACACGTGTCCGGAAGCTCGCTAAGGCCCGGTTTAGCAAGCGGGCCATCGAGAGGCGCGGTTGGGCCAAGTTTGGTGATGCGGTTCATGAGGACGTTGGTTCTAGGCTCACCATGGTTTCCACTGAAGAGATCTTGCTTGAACGACCCAGGGCTCCTGGTTTGTTGCTTTCtctaaaatattattattattattattattattattattattattattattattattattattattattattattattattattattttgtttataAATTATGAAACTGGCAATACATTTATATGTTTTATATGTGAATTGATCGTAATGGAACGTAGGATTTCATGAAATTGCGTATTatattataaaacaaaacatcaAATACTTATAAACACATAGAATTTATGATTATCCaggatgattagatgatgatgacgatgataatAATGATAATGATCTAGGGTTAACAAGTTAAAAATTCTAAAGTATGCTTAATAAATAGTATGTTTAAGTTGTTAAATACTTATAGTTAATAAAGTTATAGAATTATTACACATGTAGTCGAGTATTTGatattttaagtagctaggttTTTATATATGTTTATGATTGTGTTTCGCGTAATGGGCACCTCAACGGGTAATTTTTGACAACATAAGACCATAAATGAGTATACCAGATACCACGAATCTGGGGTGGAACCGGGGAATTAGGAGGGGGAGGGGATTTTAAGAGAGTTCGCTGACTCGGTTCTCAGAATTTGTTGGAtttttatatacaaaaagttGATTTGTTTAACAAaaacattatgttaaaaggggtgtaatagaatttaaataaaaaaaacatcaaaaattgttATTGGCCAAACAAAAAGGGATGCACAGTCATTGGCCAACACAGTATGAACATGGTGTGGAAAAAACAACGCCAAAACAAAATTTTGAGAAAAACGCCCATGGGGTGGTTTGGGGGCGTGGTTTTGGCTAAAAAATCCAAATTTttccccactacgggtggtctaaaaAGAAATGCATGTATGTCAACATGGTGTTAAATCTTTGACAGGTTCGAAAGGAGAAGAAAAGGCTGCAGGAGACGCATTAGGACAGCTAGGAAAAGGAGGTGCAGTTCTTATGGTATGCAGAACTTGTGGAAAAAAAGGTGACCACTGGACGTCTAGGTGTCCTTACAAGGATCTTGCCCCATCAACCGACTCCTTCGTGGATAAACCACCTGGTTCGGACCAAGTTACACCTTCAGGGTCAACAAAGGGCGCATACGTTCCACCAAGCATGAGAGCAGGTGTAGAGAGGCCTGCTGGTTCAGATATGAGGCGTAGGAACGAGGAGAACTCAGTTCGCGTTACTAACTTATCTGAAGACACTCGCGAGCCTGATTTGCTAGAGCTTTTTAGAACTTTTGGACCTGTGAGCCGTGTTTATGTAGCCATTGACCAGAAGACGGGTGTGAGCCGTGGGTTTGGGTTTGTCAACTTTGTGAACAAGGAAGACGCCGAAAGGGCTATTATGAAGTTAAATGGTTACGGGTATGATAATCTTATTCTTCGAGTCGAGTGGGCTACACCAAGGGCTAACTAAAATCCCTTTATATGAAACCAccaatttatatatttttttatcttCCTTGAAAATTTCTTTTGTTTAATAAAGTTTAAATCTTAAATCAGAATGTTGAGGCGTTTTTGGTTTTGATCTACGGTTAAAGATCAATAGGTGCAACGAAACAATAGAGTTCTTGTTCGACAAGGTACCATAGATAGCGTCGGTTGTGCAATTCTTGATTCCATAAACTCAATGGTAGCCGCGAATTCAAATTTATGGGGAGAAAGTTAAAAGACAACATTACACTTTTTGTTCTTTAAAATCGCATCTTTCGTCCTTAAACTTCATTGATTACACTAATCATTTTTTTACGTTTGGGGGGTTTGTCACACGTTACATACTTTCCACTAACTGACGTTAAAAGTTTCAGTTAGTTTTCTGAAAAAGACCATCTTATCCTTTTCAAcgctaaaaaagaaaaaaaagttcaTTAAAACATGCTACTCTTATGTCATTTAAATTGTAACATCTTTAAAGATCCAATGGCCAGTTGAGTTTCTTGAAGCATTCTCATTTATATCATCTAATATTTCCAAGCACTATCTGGGGCTGCTCCATTTTTACTTCTTTCGACCTCGGTTTTGATTGTTTTAGCATCAACAACGAATCAAACCAACAATTATACAATGTCCCATCGACAATCAATTTCCTAAGAATTTTAACTTGTACAACCTCACACTCTTTTCCATAGCCCGTAGAGATCATGCAATCGGGCATCAGCAATCGATTTAAGATCGGCCAATTCTGCTTAATGGTCCGCTTTAATTATCAAATTTTATCTGTGTTGCTCAAATACAATAGAACCTTTATTTCAGTTGCTAAACTTTGTAAGACTAATCATGTTTCGGTTGAATTTTCCCCCTCACATTTTCTTGTGAAAGATCCTCACATGGGGGTGTTTCTAATGTAGAGGGAAATTATCATGATGTCTACCATGCTAATGTCCATTAGTTACCACAGCCAACTAAATTTCTACTACTTCACATCTTGAATGGCACCATAAAATTGGTTCCCCATCTTTGAAGTCTTCAATTCTTTAGCAAAGTGTTTAGGGCTTCAATCTAATATTAAAAAAAGGGTCTACATATTCCCACACCTTAATGTCTATTTCCACACCCTTGatgacgcctcgtatagacctatacgaggcgtatagggtTTCTTTTCCCGACCAGCTTCTGCACCTCGTACAACGTCACATCAGTCACATCAGACGGGGAGTCTAGGCCTGTACGAGGGACCAATACGAGGGTacttagacgcctcgtataggtctatacgaggcgtcttgatGACTGATTTGACTATGATGAGACTATGTGTCTGACATGACTTAAAGGCATACGGGGAGTAAagagctatacgaggcgtctacaTATCACATAAAATGCAACATACAGTGCATTCTTGGTCCACACCCGAGCATTCAACAAACACTCACATTCACACATTCTGTTTGGTCCACACCTGAGCATTCAACAAACACTCACATTCACACATTCTGTTTCTTCTTGTATTTATTCGAAAGACACTCTTGTTGTTTGTATTTGCGTTCTTATCATCCCGGAGTGTTGAAATGTCATCATATTGGGACGACAACTATATCTTCGGGCAGTATTCTAGCGAAAATTGGGGGCACGAAAGCGTTCCGGTAACAG encodes the following:
- the LOC110910946 gene encoding eukaryotic translation initiation factor 3 subunit G; the encoded protein is MAPESAQKPPSKLRWGELDDDDGEGLDFLLPPRQVIGPDGNGIKKVIEYKFNDDGNKVKITTTTRVRKLAKARFSKRAIERRGWAKFGDAVHEDVGSRLTMVSTEEILLERPRAPGSKGEEKAAGDALGQLGKGGAVLMVCRTCGKKGDHWTSRCPYKDLAPSTDSFVDKPPGSDQVTPSGSTKGAYVPPSMRAGVERPAGSDMRRRNEENSVRVTNLSEDTREPDLLELFRTFGPVSRVYVAIDQKTGVSRGFGFVNFVNKEDAERAIMKLNGYGYDNLILRVEWATPRAN